A single Opisthocomus hoazin isolate bOpiHoa1 chromosome 1, bOpiHoa1.hap1, whole genome shotgun sequence DNA region contains:
- the LACC1 gene encoding purine nucleoside phosphorylase LACC1, whose product MVEAVLIDLFSLPANLQNNIQGLLRNTLETVEKCSSTPAPFVYVMCCQRQGSERNGEQESLLPALRDFQSLKERLEVVHALTTAAALYTVKQRLDEKDLSVIKVILPTLRKDLMKVYIDHLFTAVYQFEFEDLQVASDCENLQRAESRSEGQTLPTQDVALIQSEIQTYLESLPSLNGELTILRSSLIPDDVFLHGFTTRTGGISYIPTLSSCNLFSSSKRRDPQVVVKENLRRLANAAGFNPETFHRVKIDHANAVCIMGKTEPDSYDGIVTNQKGVTIAAPGADCIPVLFADPVRKACGAAHSGWKGTLLGVSMATVNAMVSEYGCNVKDILVVLGPSVGPCCYKLPQESAKEFHRIDPKCVRLFDSASPYVDIRRATRILLESGGVLPENIQDDSVTDQNQNITFCTACHPDKFYSHFRDGTNFGTQIGFISIKD is encoded by the exons ATGGTGGAAGCAGTGCTGATAGATCTGTTCAGCCTACCAGCCAACTTGCAGAACAACATCCAAGGATTACTACGTAACACGCTGGAAACTGTTGAGAAATGCTCTTCTACCCCTGCTCCGTTTGTTTATGTCATGTGTTGCCAGAGGCAGGGGAGTGAAAGGAACGGTGAGCAAGAGTCCTTGCTTCCAGCCCTGCGAGATTTCCAGAGTCTGAAGGAAAGACTAGAGGTGGTACATGCTCTGACTACAGCTGCTGCTTTGTACACCGTCAAGCAAAGACTGGATGAAAAAGACCTAAGCGTCATTAAAGTTATTCTCCCTACCTTGAGAAAAGACTTAATGAAAGTATATATAGACCATCTCTTTACAGCAGTCTACCAGTTTGAATTTGAGGATTTACAGGTGGCATCTGATTGTGAAAACCTACAGAGAGCTGAATCTCGGAGTGAAGGGCAAACGCTTCCTACGCAGGACGTGGCGCTTATCCAAAGTGAGATTCAGACGTACTTGGAAAGCCTGCCAAGCCTGAACGGGGAGCTCACCATCCTCAGATCTTCCCTGATCCCAG ATGATGTCTTCCTCCATGGCTTCACCACAAGGACAGGTGGGATCTCCTACATACCAACTCTAAGCTCCTGCAATCTCTTCAGCAGTTCCAAGCGGAGGGACCCGCAAGTTGTTGTTAAAGAAAATCTCCGCAGGCTAGCTAACGCTGCAGGATTTAACCCAGAGACTTTTCACAGAGTCAAG ATTGATCACGCTAATGCTGTGTGTATCATGGGAAAGACAGAGCCTGACAGCTATGATGGAATTGTTACGAATCAGAAAGGTGTTACGATAGCAGCTCCAGGGGCTGACTGCATACCTGTGCTGTTTGCTGATCCTGTCAGAAAAGCCTGCGGTGCTGCTCATTCTG GATGGAAAGGCACATTGCTGGGAGTTTCTATGGCCACAGTAAATGCTATGGTATCTGAATATGGCTGTAATGTGAAAGATATTCTTGTGGTGCTGGGCCCGTCTGTAGGACCTTGCTGCTACAAACTTCCTCAAGAATCAGCtaaagaatttcacagaattgATCCAAAGTGTGTGAGACTATTTGACTCTGCAAGTCCTTATGTTGATATTAGAAGAGCAACACG GATTCTTCTTGAGAGCGGTGGGGTGCTTCCTGAGAACATCCAAGATGATTCTGTCACAGACCAGAACCAAAATATTACTTTCTGTACTGCATGCCACCCTGATAAATTTTACTCTCACTTTCGTGATGGCACTAACTTTGGGACACAAATTGGTTTCATATCAATCAAAGACTGA